From a region of the Odontesthes bonariensis isolate fOdoBon6 chromosome 4, fOdoBon6.hap1, whole genome shotgun sequence genome:
- the rrp36 gene encoding ribosomal RNA processing protein 36 homolog, with protein MKGREKQQHKLTVSKQKKKASSSDDEGSDVEKNFALLTKRGEASGGTEEWYHRGPEEEEVEEVSDGREEDDSDGEEEEDDEEGSDGGEEEDSDDGEEDEEGETSEDSEEDVNDDEDPDLDGGNNEIQTKEDIRKELSNMSFEDIMKLQNKVGSKVYNEAAYGSNKNQETCKKKRLNKNRPMEISAKRPAPFLRQVVPVKKPTLRDPRFDDLSGEYKPEIFEKTYKFIDDIKHREKEIIQKQLMKTKKSNQRKEKLQFLLKRLENQERARESREQQRERELQFKRQQRERANQGDRPFFLKKSEKKKLQLAEKYQELKKSGKLENFLSKKRKRNAGKDRRKLPKQMQNKKAT; from the exons ATGAAGGGTAGAGAGAAGCAGCAGCATAAACTGACAGTCTCAAAGCAGAAGAAAAAGGCGAGCAGCAGTGATGATGAAGGCTCAGATGTTGAGAAGAACTTTGCCCTATTAACCAAAAGGGGAGAAGCAAGTGGAGGGACTGAGGAGTGGTACCACAGAGGACCAGAAGAGGAGGAAGTTGAGGAGGTATCAGATGGAAGGGAAGAGGATGACTCTGAtggtgaggaagaagaagatgatgaggAAGGATCTgatggtggagaggaggaggattctgatgatggtgaggaagatgaggagggaGAAACCAGTGAGGACTCTGAGGAGGATGTAAATGATGATGAGGACCCAGATCTAGATGGTGGGAACAATGAGATCCAGACAAAAGAAGACATCAGAAAAG AACTATCCAACATGTCCTTTGAGGATATCATGAAGCTGCAGAACAAAGTGGGAAGCAAAGTTTACAACGAGGCCGCCTACGGCAGCAACAAGAACCAAGAGACCTGCAAGAAGAAACGACTAAACAAGAACag GCCAATGGAGATCTCGGCTAAGAGGCCAGCTCCCTTCCTCCGTCAGGTCGTTCCAGTAAAGAAACCA ACATTAAGAGATCCTCGATTTGATGACCTGTCCGGGGAATACAAACCTGAAATTTTTGAGAAGACTTACAAGTTCATTGATGACATCAAGCATAGAGAGAAAGAG ATCATCCAGAAGCAGCTGATGAAGACCAAGAAGAGCAACCAGAGGAAGGAAAAGCTCCAGTTCTTGCTGAAGAGATTG GAGAACCAGGAGCGAGCCAGAGAGAGCCgagagcagcagagagagagagagctgcagTTTAAGAGGCAGCAGAGAGAGCGAGCCAATCAGGGCGATCGGCCGTTCTTCCTCAAGAAAT CTGAGAAGAAGAAACTCCAACTGGCTGAAAAAtaccaggagctgaagaagagtGGCAAATTGGAGAACTTCCTGagcaagaagaggaagaggaacgCTGGGAAGGACCGCAGGAAGCTGCCAAAACAGATGCAGAACAAAAAGGCTACCTGA